In a genomic window of Roseiflexus castenholzii DSM 13941:
- the cas2 gene encoding CRISPR-associated endonuclease Cas2: MLYVIAYDIPDDARRLKLANVLEGFGQRVQRSVFECDLTEREYRALIKKVERVVNLNEGDSVRIYRLCGACVANVDVRGEGPPVEKSVDIYIV, encoded by the coding sequence ATGCTGTACGTAATCGCTTACGACATTCCGGACGACGCGCGACGCCTGAAACTGGCGAACGTACTCGAAGGATTCGGGCAGCGCGTGCAGCGCAGCGTCTTCGAGTGCGACCTGACCGAGCGCGAATACCGCGCACTGATAAAAAAAGTCGAGCGCGTCGTTAACCTAAACGAAGGGGACAGCGTGCGCATCTACCGATTGTGCGGCGCATGCGTAGCGAACGTCGACGTCAGAGGAGAAGGACCGCCGGTGGAAAAGAGCGTTGACATCTATATCGTCTGA